Part of the Lutra lutra chromosome 4, mLutLut1.2, whole genome shotgun sequence genome is shown below.
ACGacctccaggaagcctctctgCACGGCCACGTGGAGGGCTGCGCTCCGGGCGCCGTTCAGGGCATCGGCCCCGCAGCCGGAGCTCAGGAGCAAGCGGGCAGCCTCGGGCTGGTTCCTGacaggagagggggcaggagggcgCGATGCCCACTGACCTGCGGGCTGCCCCGTCCCCCACCGCACCCTGGACCGGGCCTCACCCCAGGGCGGCGTAGTGCAGCGCCGTGTTGCCCTCGTCATCTGGCAGGTCCACGGCCGCCCGGGCCTGCAGCAGCAGCCGCACCAGCTCTACCTGGCCCAGGTAGGCGGCCACCTGCAGGGCTGTCCTTCCCTGGTTCTTGGTATCCACCTGCCGGGAGAGCCCACGGGTCAGTCACTGTCCTCCTCCCCGCTCCCCGGGGCTGGCtgaagggagggcaggggggtgTCGGGAACTCGCCTGCTCGGGGTGCCGCCTCAGCAGGTCCAGGGCCCCAGCCGTACTGCCCAGGGCCACCTCCACCACCAGTCTCCCCGGGTGCTCAAGATCACTCTTCTGGGCTCGCAGCCTGTCCAGGGCAACACTCAGGGAGCCTAGGCGGGGCAGGGCTTCAGTTAAGGGACGGCCCAGCGTGGCCCCGCCTCCTGCGGCCGCCCCAGCCGGGCTCGCGCACTTTTGTTCTCCCTGGCACGCTCAGCCACGTCCAGGTTGGCGTCCTCCTCGGGCCGGTAGGCCACCAGGCAGGAGGGGCTGAAGGTCCACGGCTGACCGCCGACCACCACGCGCAGGTTCCCGTCTCTGAAAACCTTCACCACCTTCCCGACGCGGCCCAGGGCCTgcatggggagagaggaaggtcaCTGGCGGGTCTCCtggcagggcaggaggggaggaggggctgggcatTGGGGCACTCACAGGAGCCATGTCATCTGTCCACTCGCCATGCCCAGCCTGCAGCCGCTTCACGGTGTCAAGGTCATCGATGACCCGCACCACATCGCCCACCCAGAAGGCGTTGtgctgagtgagagagaggcacGTGAGGGGCACCCCCAGGCAGGTGTGGCTGCCCTGGGCCATGGAGCAGGAGGGCACCTCCACAGAATAGGCAGACCTGAACTtgaccccagcccctgcctcagaGGTGGAGGAGAGTCACATGTGACCAGGTCAGTCCTGGGTGGGCAGCCCTGGAGCCATAGGGGTGACAGCCAGAGAAGACCAAAGCCAACTCCGGGGGTGAAAGCCAAGGTGGGCCTGTCCCTACActcagacagagaaggaggcgGCACGGCCAAGGCCAGTCCAGACTGGCAGAGGAGGAGGTGTGGGTGGGACCTGGGGCGACCAGGGGGCAGGGCCAGACTACCATGGGGGTGCGGGTCAGGAGCTACTTCTCCATCCCCAAACCTTTCCTGGCCACTTCCCCCACACCTGTGCCCTCCCCTGTATGAGACTTACACTGCAAACCATGGGTCTCATGgcacccaccccaacccccccaccttcTAGGGGCCAGAACTCCAGGtccagagcccagtgctggggtACACGCCTCCACCCAGGGCCCCGATCCGCACAGCACAGTGCCCACCCCTTTCCCTGCCACCCTGGGCTGTGTCCACCCTCTTCCTAAAGGGCCTTTCCACTGCCCCAAGTGCTCCCCTTGCCACACCACTGAAGAACGTTTTAGAAGGTGACTTCCCACCGCTAATGCTACAGTGGCTTCTTGGCCCAGCAGGATGAAAGCCAGTGCCCGGGctgccagcccccagcctccaccAGTGCCCAACAcctcacctgcctctctcccttcacGCCGGGATCCCCTCCCTGCGGAACTCAGCCCCTCTGGACCCCACAAAGCCCTCCCCTGTTCCCTAGGGACTGGAGAAAGGCATTCCCAGAGCCGATGAGGTACACGGAGGGGTGCAGAAGCGAACAGACGGGGCTCAGCCCAGCCCCCCATGCACCTTGGTGAGAGCCCCAGGGTGGAAGGTCCAGCGCGTCTCACGGCCGAACTGCACGCGCACATCCCCACGGTCCGTGATGCGGTGCACGGTGCCCGTCTGTCCGATAAACTGTGGCGGGTCACGGAGGCTGTGGCTGGGTGGAGTGGGAGGGCTGGGGGTCCAGAGGatgtggggatgggagggggggCTCAGCAGGCGGGGCGGCTCACCTCCGCCATCCGGGGGTTCCACCCGCCGTGGCCTTCCTGCATCTCCCTCAGGATGTCTGTGTccagcagacacttaaccttgTCCCCGTGCTGGAAAGGCTGGCCATCGGCACTCACCCTGCGCTGCAGCTCCGCCGGCTTGCCTGAGGGCGGGTGACAGGCCCCCTTCAGCGGCGTCACCCCCCGCCAGCAGCGTCCCTCCACTCAGCAACTTCagcacccagccccagcccagcgcTGCCCCAGGACCCAGCCAGGGCAGGAGGCCCGCTGGGCAGGCAGGTGTGGTGTCCTTGGGGCCAAACCCTACCGAGCCTTGGGAGATGCTCCTTGTAGTAGAAGCCACCAGCTGCCTCGCCCACACACTTGAGGTCCACCTTGCCCTTGTGGCCCACACGGTACACATTGGTGGTGCCATCGGCCCACGTCACACTGGCCACACTCCGGCCCGTCTCCACGTCCCAGCCACGGATGTCCACCACTCGGCctggcttcccttcccctcctggggGGACAGAGGCCCCATGGCAGGCTAAGCCAGTGCCACAAGGCTCACACACAGCCAGCGGCAGCCTAGACCCCCACTCACCGTCCTGTGAGCCCCACTCCCAGTCCGGGCCCCGCACCACCTTCGCGCCTTGGAAGATGCCCCTCAACGGGATCCTTGGGAGGCCCTGGCGGGGACTCAGGGTGACCCTGCAAGAGAGCAAGTGGGTGCTGGGCCacgtgggaggcaggggagggtgcGAGCCTGGCCCCACCCGGCTCTCAGGGAGGAGGGCTGGCCCCGCTGGTCAGTGCCCTCCACTCTGGGCCCCCTCACAGCGTGGCCTCCACGTGTGCCGCCCTCCCTCCACACCTGCTGCCCCCTACTGAACCGCTGAGCTGTTAGGGTTGCCCCAGAGCTCAGCACACAGCCTGGCCCAGGGAGGGCTCagcacagagaaacagaagagtgAGGAACACAGGCTTGCCCAGAGGCGCCCAGACAGCTGGTCCCCCTTCCTGCTCTGGCCAGCAGGCAGCTGGGATCgaacacacaccctcccccaggCACAGGGACCGGTCCAGGAGATGGGGCAGCAGCCTCTTGTGcgtggggcctctgggtggccgCCCCAGCCCAGGAGATCCTCCCAGCTTCGTCCCCTCCGCACGCCCCCTCCAGCGACAGAGCCCCCTAGGCTGGCCAGCAGGGTGTCCCCAGCTGCGTCTCTGGGTTAGTTCCCAGCACAGGCCACTGGGGATGCCAGCCACACAGGCCATCACAGTGCCCCCGGCACAGCTGCCCGGGGGAGCCAGCCTGGCTGGTGCCAGGACAGACACACCCCCCCGCACAGCACCAACCTCTGCAGGCCCGCTCCAGTGGACAGGGCTACCTTCCTTGGGACGTGGGGGCTGGTGTCAGTGACCAGGCCTCTGGAGGGACCATGACCTCGGTCACTCTTCCAGGAAGCAGCTCAGGAAGGGCTCGAGCTGCAGCCTGGGGAGCGCGTGGCCGGGACCAAGGCCGGCTCCAGGCCTGGGGGGCCGCCGGCTAGAAACTCACGGGCGGGAGTGGGCCGTCTCGTAGCGCTCGAAGGCGTGGGCCAGGTCGTGCCTGTTGTGCATGTAGCACTGCGTGCACAGGTCGTAGTCGAAGCAGACGCGGCACTTCCAGCGCATGCCCCGCAGCCCGTGCTTCTTGCAGCAGTCGCAGATGATGTTGGGGTGGCGAAcgcctgggggcagggcagggtcaGGGTGCAccaggccctgccccacccccacaccccaggcGCCGCCGTGGACTCACGCACGCACCGATCTGCGCGTTGTCGTAGAGCAGCAGGTCGTGCGCGCCCTGGTAGCCTGCGCGGTAGTTGGTGCGGGTGCCGTGGTCCCACTGCACGACTACCGTGCGGTCAGGGGTTGAGGGGCTACCATGGCGGCCAAGCTCCACCACCGTGCCCACGCCGCCCTCACCGCCATCCTGCTGGCCCCATTTCCAGTCCACGCCGCGCACCACACGCATGCCCACCTGCACGCCCGCCTGGGGGTCTGGGTCCATGGTGGGTGGGGCCGCTCCGGGACCTGCAGGCAGACGGCACCCTCAGGCCACATCAAGAAGGCTACACTGGCTCTCACCGGCTCTGCGAGGGCTGCCACGGAGGCAGGTGGGGACAAGTCTGGGAGAGctaggcagggagggggaggacagcatgtgcaaatgtcctgaggctGAAGGAAGTGTGGTAAGTGCATGTGCTATGGACCGCAGGAGGCTCACCTGGCCCACGGCCAGCAGCAGGGGACACTAGTCTGGAAAGTGGCACCTGTCCTGAAGGAAAGCTGGGCACCTCTGGAGAGGCCCCTCCAGCTGCTATGAGACCCTGCCTCCAGGTGATCACAGGCAGAAGTGGGGGGGGCAGTCCTGGTGAGAGGATGGCGGACCCCCAAGGAACAAGACCTGGCAAATGCCCACAGAGGGTCCACCTGTGCCAACAGACCCAGTTCTGGGCGGTTGGCACACAGTGGGCTACCAGCACCGACTGTTCTGAAATCGGTGGATTCATATGGCAGATATCAACACAAAGGTAAGACAACAATGCTTCCAGAAGAAAACGGACTCTTGTTCATGTGGCCGGTGAGTCAGGCTGCACCCGAGTCAGGAACTAGCGTCCATCAAGACACCATGAAGAGACTAAAATGGCCACAGCCCCGAGAAGCCGCCTCTGCCCACAGGGGGCCTGTCTCCAAGGCATGCAGGGAACGCAGACATATACGGAGCAGGCACCCTGAGGTAAAGGGGCACACCCCTGGCACAGGTGCCCCCTGCCAGACTCATCAGGGTTCCGGTCACCAGGCCACTACTCACGAGGGGGACATTACCCAGGCCGGGGGACAGTGCCTTGAGGTTACTCGAGCTTCTGGGTCCTTCCTGCGGGACTGCGGCCCACCCACTCCAGACTGTAccagaagaaggggcacctgtgttCACAGCAACACCGTCCTGTCTCCTCAAGGGTGAACTGGGTCGTGAGATGGGATTTACCCCCAAGGGAGCCTAAACCCCACCCCGTACTAGTCACAGCCCACAGCTGGGAGGCAGAGCTCTGCAGACGCTGAAGGAAAGCAGCCACGTGCCCACCACTGGAATCCATTTACGAAAGGTTCCCAAAGCAGAAGGCAGCAGTGCCGGCCAACACGGGGCTCTGCGACACAGGACCGTCCTACCTCCTGATCCGGCTGCTCATTACAGGCCAATCGCTTATGACCTAGAAcctggtattattattttttaaagatttacttgtttatttatttgacagacatatcacaagtaggcagaaaggcaggcaggagccctgctgagcagagagcccgacgcggggctcgatccccaggaccctgggatcatgacctgagctgaaggcagaggcttaacccactgagccaaccaggcgcccctggaacctGGTATTATATGTTTcttattaaagtttttttgtaATTAATGACACTGCTAGATTTGAAGGACAGCTAAGA
Proteins encoded:
- the MIB2 gene encoding E3 ubiquitin-protein ligase MIB2 isoform X3, giving the protein MNPPISEQSVLVAHCVPTAQNWVCWHRWTLCGHLPGLVPWGSAILSPGLPPPLLPVITWRQGLIAAGGASPEVPSFPSGQVPLSRLVSPAAGRGPGPGAAPPTMDPDPQAGVQVGMRVVRGVDWKWGQQDGGEGGVGTVVELGRHGSPSTPDRTVVVQWDHGTRTNYRAGYQGAHDLLLYDNAQIGVRHPNIICDCCKKHGLRGMRWKCRVCFDYDLCTQCYMHNRHDLAHAFERYETAHSRPVTLSPRQGLPRIPLRGIFQGAKVVRGPDWEWGSQDGGEGKPGRVVDIRGWDVETGRSVASVTWADGTTNVYRVGHKGKVDLKCVGEAAGGFYYKEHLPRLGKPAELQRRVSADGQPFQHGDKVKCLLDTDILREMQEGHGGWNPRMAEHNAFWVGDVVRVIDDLDTVKRLQAGHGEWTDDMAPALGRVGKVVKVFRDGNLRVVVGGQPWTFSPSCLVAYRPEEDANLDVAERARENKSSLSVALDRLRAQKSDLEHPGRLVVEVALGSTAGALDLLRRHPEQVDTKNQGRTALQVAAYLGQVELVRLLLQARAAVDLPDDEGNTALHYAALGNQPEAARLLLSSGCGADALNGARSAALHVAVQRGFLEVVRVLCERGCDVNLPDAHANTPLHCAISVGAGASGIVEVLTEVPGIDVTATNSQGFTLLHHASLKGHTLAVRRILARARQLVDAKKEDGFTALHLAALNNHREVAQVLIREGRCDVNVRNRKLQSPLHLAVQQAHVGLVPLLVDAGCSVNAEDEEGDTALHVALQRHQLLPLVADGAGGDPGPLQLLSRLQASGLPGSGELTAGTAIACFLALEGADLSYANHRGRSPLDLAAEGRVLKALQGCAQRFRERRAGGSGGAAAGPRLVQGPPNTVTNLHVAAPSGPEAAECLVCSELALLVLFSPCQHRTVCEECARRMKKCIRCQVAIGKKLRPDGTEVASATPAPGPPRQLVEELQSRYRQMEERITCPICIDSHIRLVFQCGHGACAPCGAALSACPICRQPIRDRIQIFV
- the MIB2 gene encoding E3 ubiquitin-protein ligase MIB2 isoform X4 — protein: MNPPISEQSVLVAHCVPTAQNWVCWHRWTLCGHLPGLVPWGSAILSPGLPPPLLPVITWRQGLIAAGGASPEVPSFPSGQVPLSRLVSPAAGRGPGPGAAPPTMDPDPQAGVQVGMRVVRGVDWKWGQQDGGEGGVGTVVELGRHGSPSTPDRTVVVQWDHGTRTNYRAGYQGAHDLLLYDNAQIGVRHPNIICDCCKKHGLRGMRWKCRVCFDYDLCTQCYMHNRHDLAHAFERYETAHSRPVTLSPRQGLPRIPLRGIFQGAKVVRGPDWEWGSQDGKPAELQRRVSADGQPFQHGDKVKCLLDTDILREMQEGHGGWNPRMAEFIGQTGTVHRITDRGDVRVQFGRETRWTFHPGALTKHNAFWVGDVVRVIDDLDTVKRLQAGHGEWTDDMAPALGRVGKVVKVFRDGNLRVVVGGQPWTFSPSCLVAYRPEEDANLDVAERARENKSSLSVALDRLRAQKSDLEHPGRLVVEVALGSTAGALDLLRRHPEQVDTKNQGRTALQVAAYLGQVELVRLLLQARAAVDLPDDEGNTALHYAALGNQPEAARLLLSSGCGADALNGARSAALHVAVQRGFLEVVRVLCERGCDVNLPDAHANTPLHCAISVGAGASGIVEVLTEVPGIDVTATNSQGFTLLHHASLKGHTLAVRRILARARQLVDAKKEDGFTALHLAALNNHREVAQVLIREGRCDVNVRNRKLQSPLHLAVQQAHVGLVPLLVDAGCSVNAEDEEGDTALHVALQRHQLLPLVADGAGGDPGPLQLLSRLQASGLPGSGELTAGTAIACFLALEGADLSYANHRGRSPLDLAAEGRVLKALQGCAQRFRERRAGGSGGAAAGPRLVQGPPNTVTNLHVAAPSGPEAAECLVCSELALLVLFSPCQHRTVCEECARRMKKCIRCQVAIGKKLRPDGTEVASATPAPGPPRQLVEELQSRYRQMEERITCPICIDSHIRLVFQCGHGACAPCGAALSACPICRQPIRDRIQIFV
- the MIB2 gene encoding E3 ubiquitin-protein ligase MIB2 isoform X2; this encodes MNPPISEQSVLVAHCVPTAQNWVCWHRWTLCGHLPGLVPWGSAILSPGLPPPLLPVITWRQGLIAAGGASPEVPSFPSGQVPLSRLVSPAAGRGPGPGAAPPTMDPDPQAGVQVGMRVVRGVDWKWGQQDGGEGGVGTVVELGRHGSPSTPDRTVVVQWDHGTRTNYRAGYQGAHDLLLYDNAQIGVRHPNIICDCCKKHGLRGMRWKCRVCFDYDLCTQCYMHNRHDLAHAFERYETAHSRPVTLSPRQGLPRIPLRGIFQGAKVVRGPDWEWGSQDGGEGKPGRVVDIRGWDVETGRSVASVTWADGTTNVYRVGHKGKVDLKCVGEAAGGFYYKEHLPRLGKPAELQRRVSADGQPFQHGDKVKCLLDTDILREMQEGHGGWNPRMAETGTVHRITDRGDVRVQFGRETRWTFHPGALTKHNAFWVGDVVRVIDDLDTVKRLQAGHGEWTDDMAPALGRVGKVVKVFRDGNLRVVVGGQPWTFSPSCLVAYRPEEDANLDVAERARENKSSLSVALDRLRAQKSDLEHPGRLVVEVALGSTAGALDLLRRHPEQVDTKNQGRTALQVAAYLGQVELVRLLLQARAAVDLPDDEGNTALHYAALGNQPEAARLLLSSGCGADALNGARSAALHVAVQRGFLEVVRVLCERGCDVNLPDAHANTPLHCAISVGAGASGIVEVLTEVPGIDVTATNSQGFTLLHHASLKGHTLAVRRILARARQLVDAKKEDGFTALHLAALNNHREVAQVLIREGRCDVNVRNRKLQSPLHLAVQQAHVGLVPLLVDAGCSVNAEDEEGDTALHVALQRHQLLPLVADGAGGDPGPLQLLSRLQASGLPGSGELTAGTAIACFLALEGADLSYANHRGRSPLDLAAEGRVLKALQGCAQRFRERRAGGSGGAAAGPRLVQGPPNTVTNLHVAAPSGPEAAECLVCSELALLVLFSPCQHRTVCEECARRMKKCIRCQVAIGKKLRPDGTEVASATPAPGPPRQLVEELQSRYRQMEERITCPICIDSHIRLVFQCGHGACAPCGAALSACPICRQPIRDRIQIFV
- the MIB2 gene encoding E3 ubiquitin-protein ligase MIB2 isoform X1, producing the protein MNPPISEQSVLVAHCVPTAQNWVCWHRWTLCGHLPGLVPWGSAILSPGLPPPLLPVITWRQGLIAAGGASPEVPSFPSGQVPLSRLVSPAAGRGPGPGAAPPTMDPDPQAGVQVGMRVVRGVDWKWGQQDGGEGGVGTVVELGRHGSPSTPDRTVVVQWDHGTRTNYRAGYQGAHDLLLYDNAQIGVRHPNIICDCCKKHGLRGMRWKCRVCFDYDLCTQCYMHNRHDLAHAFERYETAHSRPVTLSPRQGLPRIPLRGIFQGAKVVRGPDWEWGSQDGGEGKPGRVVDIRGWDVETGRSVASVTWADGTTNVYRVGHKGKVDLKCVGEAAGGFYYKEHLPRLGKPAELQRRVSADGQPFQHGDKVKCLLDTDILREMQEGHGGWNPRMAEFIGQTGTVHRITDRGDVRVQFGRETRWTFHPGALTKHNAFWVGDVVRVIDDLDTVKRLQAGHGEWTDDMAPALGRVGKVVKVFRDGNLRVVVGGQPWTFSPSCLVAYRPEEDANLDVAERARENKSSLSVALDRLRAQKSDLEHPGRLVVEVALGSTAGALDLLRRHPEQVDTKNQGRTALQVAAYLGQVELVRLLLQARAAVDLPDDEGNTALHYAALGNQPEAARLLLSSGCGADALNGARSAALHVAVQRGFLEVVRVLCERGCDVNLPDAHANTPLHCAISVGAGASGIVEVLTEVPGIDVTATNSQGFTLLHHASLKGHTLAVRRILARARQLVDAKKEDGFTALHLAALNNHREVAQVLIREGRCDVNVRNRKLQSPLHLAVQQAHVGLVPLLVDAGCSVNAEDEEGDTALHVALQRHQLLPLVADGAGGDPGPLQLLSRLQASGLPGSGELTAGTAIACFLALEGADLSYANHRGRSPLDLAAEGRVLKALQGCAQRFRERRAGGSGGAAAGPRLVQGPPNTVTNLHVAAPSGPEAAECLVCSELALLVLFSPCQHRTVCEECARRMKKCIRCQVAIGKKLRPDGTEVASATPAPGPPRQLVEELQSRYRQMEERITCPICIDSHIRLVFQCGHGACAPCGAALSACPICRQPIRDRIQIFV